Within Actinoplanes sp. L3-i22, the genomic segment GCGGCGGTCACGCCGCGACGAAATCCTCGAGATCGCGGTCGGGCTGTTCGCATCCCGCGGCTATCACGGTGTCTCGATGGACGACATCGGCTCGGCGGCCGGCGTCACCGGCCCGGCGTTGTATCACCACTTCGCCGGCAAGGAGGCGATGCTGGTCGCCGCGCTGATCCCGGTCAGCGACGGCCTGCTGGAGGGCGGCCGGGAACGGGTCGCCCGCCACCCGGCCGAGGCCGAGGCGGCGCTTGCCGACCTGATCGACTTCCACGTCGACTTCGCCCTGGCGAACCCGGCGGTGATCGCCCTGCACCTGCACGAGCTGGACCGTCTGCCGGAGGAGCCGCGCCGGCAGATCCGGAAGCTGCAGCGCCTCTACGTGGAGGAGTGGGTCGGCGTGCTCACCCTGCTGCGGCCCGAGTTGGACGCGGCCGAGGCGCGGGTGCTGGCGCACGCCGCGTTCGGCCTGATGAACTCGACGCCGTTCCTGGGCGGCGAGGTGGAGCGGCGCCGGCGCGCGGCCCTGCTGCGCGACGCCACCATGCATGCCCTGACCGGCCGCTGACCCGGCGCTCCTGAGCCGGCCACCACGCCGGAATCGATCCGGACGAGTTGATCGGGGCCGCCGAACTGGCCAAATGGCTGGTCGGCCGTCCCCTTCCATCGGGTGTTCTCAGAGCCGGGCCGCAGACCCGTCTCTGATGATTCTTGAGCGCGATTCCTGCGATCATTTTTCTGATTTGCTCGCGTGACTTTCCGCTTGCTCACCTCGTTACCAATACCGAGTGGCCGATATCGCCTGTTCCTCTATTAAGAGGTACGGACGTTTGCGGAAGGCCGACGACGAGGGGTGGAAACGATGCCGGGCTGGAGGGTCGAGCGCACGCCGCGTACGGCGTCCGGTTCCGTGCGGTCCGCCCCCGGCGGCTCCCCGTTCATGCCGCCCCAGAGCCAGGGGGCGGAGCGACGGCCGGAGCGCCGCGCCGGACGTACCGGTTCCCGGTGGGTCCTGCGTGCACTCGTCGTCGGTGGCCTGGCCGGAGTGGCCTGGCTGCTCACCGGCGCTGCCGCGAACGCCGCGGAGCCGGACGCCGAGCCGGTCAACGGCTCGACGTTCGAGGTTGTGCTCGACGACGATGTCGAGCCGGCGACCACCTGGGCCGAGACGGTCCAGGAACCCGCGGCGGGAGAACTCCTGAAGGCGGCCGTCCAGCCGCTGGAGTCCGAGCCGAAGAGCCACCATCGCGTCCTGACCATGCTGTTCGGAAAGCCGGCCGAGAAGCCGGTGGAGGACCTGGTCGAGGACGACGACGAGCCCGCGATCGACGCGGATCCGCTCGGCGATGCCCTGCGAACGGCGCTCGCGCCGCTGCGTGCCAGCAGCGGGACCGTGGCCGCCGACGAGCAGCCCGCAGCCGAGGGTGACGTGGCCGATGCCGAGGCCGTGCCGGCGGCGCAAGCCCCGGTGACCGACCCCGTCGTGACCTCGCGACCCGCTGCCGAGCTGCCGGAACATCCGGTCGCGACCGGCATGGCCGCGGCGACGGCACCGCTCGCCGAAGTGTCGCTCGACGTAGCTGAGTCGAGCGGGACAGATCGGGCGAGCACCAGCATCCGGGCCTTCCGCGACCCGGCCGGCGACACCTCTGACGGTGTCGCACCGGCCCGGCGGATCAGGAAGGCCCCCTCCCGGTCGCACGTCCATCGGCATGCCCCGGCCGCCCGGCCGGCCGCGCCGGAGGCGATCCGGGAGGACGTACCCGGCGGTGACGGACCCGCGCCCGCGCGGACGAACCTCGGGGCAGTCAGCGGTATCCCGGCCGGTGGGTCGGGGGCGAACACGGAGAGCGGCTCGTCGGCCGTGCTTCCGAGCGGGATCGCGAACG encodes:
- a CDS encoding TetR/AcrR family transcriptional regulator, which codes for MTTVDQRHRTTPPAPRRRSRRDEILEIAVGLFASRGYHGVSMDDIGSAAGVTGPALYHHFAGKEAMLVAALIPVSDGLLEGGRERVARHPAEAEAALADLIDFHVDFALANPAVIALHLHELDRLPEEPRRQIRKLQRLYVEEWVGVLTLLRPELDAAEARVLAHAAFGLMNSTPFLGGEVERRRRAALLRDATMHALTGR